The following coding sequences lie in one Psychrobacter arenosus genomic window:
- the hemJ gene encoding protoporphyrinogen oxidase HemJ yields MADYFNWIKAAHVISMVCWFAAIFYLPRLFVYHAMSDDRISHERFAIMERKLYRGIMTPSMIATWIFGIWMLVLGWDVYKTQGWLHAKLTLVVLLSAYHGACGFYRKKLMDDAHYKTDKFWRWFNEVPVLVLVAVVILVIVKPF; encoded by the coding sequence ATGGCAGATTATTTTAATTGGATTAAAGCGGCACACGTTATCTCGATGGTGTGTTGGTTTGCGGCAATATTTTATTTGCCCCGCCTGTTTGTTTATCATGCGATGAGTGATGACCGTATCAGCCATGAGCGCTTTGCCATTATGGAGCGCAAACTGTATCGCGGTATCATGACCCCCTCCATGATTGCTACTTGGATCTTTGGGATTTGGATGTTAGTATTGGGCTGGGACGTGTATAAAACCCAAGGGTGGCTGCATGCCAAATTAACCTTGGTCGTGTTGCTCTCTGCTTATCATGGCGCTTGCGGATTTTATCGCAAAAAACTAATGGACGATGCTCATTATAAAACCGATAAATTTTGGCGCTGGTTTAACGAGGTACCGGTATTGGTATTGGTCGCCGTGGTTATTTTGGTGATTGTAAAACCTTTTTAA
- the bioB gene encoding biotin synthase BioB → MSDQHTASSQPAITREYIAELFDMPFMDLLLQAQQVHRQHFNANEVQISTLLSIKTGNCPEDCGYCSQSGHHRDKTKLQAEKRLEVDKVIAAAKRAKASGSSRFCMGAAWKHPSAKDMPYVAELVKEVKALGLETCMTLGMLTPEQSRQLADAGLDYYNHNLDTSRRYYDEVVSTRSYDDRLATINHVRDAGINVCSGSIVGMGEGRDDRIDWVYELASMPIPPESIPVNLLVPIAGTPLGDKILNEGELPVLEWIRTIAVTRLCCPKSYVRLSAGRESLSDSEQALAFMAGANSFFYGDKLLTTGNASQSNDDRLMKQLGLTAQISRPRQVLVTDAVTAHTSALVMPA, encoded by the coding sequence ATGTCAGACCAACATACTGCTAGCAGTCAACCGGCTATTACCCGGGAGTATATTGCTGAATTATTCGATATGCCCTTTATGGACTTGTTGTTACAAGCCCAGCAAGTGCACCGTCAACATTTCAACGCCAATGAAGTGCAAATCAGCACGTTACTATCGATTAAAACCGGCAACTGTCCTGAAGACTGCGGCTATTGCTCACAGTCAGGTCATCACCGTGATAAGACCAAACTGCAGGCCGAAAAACGTCTGGAAGTTGATAAAGTTATCGCAGCGGCCAAACGTGCTAAAGCCTCTGGTTCCTCGCGCTTTTGTATGGGCGCAGCGTGGAAACATCCGAGTGCCAAAGACATGCCATATGTGGCTGAGTTGGTCAAAGAGGTCAAAGCCTTAGGGTTAGAGACTTGTATGACTCTAGGGATGCTGACCCCTGAGCAATCGCGCCAATTAGCAGACGCGGGGCTCGATTACTATAACCATAACTTAGACACGTCGCGACGCTATTATGATGAAGTGGTTAGCACCCGCAGCTACGATGACCGCTTAGCCACTATCAACCATGTACGCGATGCCGGTATCAATGTCTGTAGCGGCAGTATCGTTGGTATGGGTGAAGGCCGTGACGATCGTATCGATTGGGTTTATGAGTTGGCCAGTATGCCGATACCGCCAGAATCTATTCCGGTTAACTTACTGGTCCCTATCGCAGGCACACCGCTTGGTGACAAGATATTAAACGAAGGCGAGCTGCCAGTATTAGAATGGATTCGCACCATTGCAGTGACGCGTCTGTGCTGCCCTAAAAGCTATGTGCGTCTCTCTGCAGGCCGCGAAAGCTTGTCAGACTCTGAGCAGGCATTGGCCTTTATGGCGGGCGCCAACTCCTTCTTTTATGGGGATAAACTACTGACTACGGGCAATGCGAGCCAGTCTAATGATGACCGTTTGATGAAGCAGCTAGGACTAACCGCACAGATTAGTCGCCCAAGACAAGTCTTAGTGACGGATGCAGTAACGGCTCATACGTCTGCGCTAGTCATGCCCGCTTAA